A section of the Armatimonadota bacterium genome encodes:
- a CDS encoding isochorismatase family cysteine hydrolase, which translates to MAVVEKVSNSRREVVSVRDARRILVVVDVQNDYCHEGGAFGRAGFSVRAIQEAVARLERFLKAWRVGGLPVLFVRTEHSPWTDAAGWRERLRGLGREVVPEICRAGSWGAEFYRIGPGRGELVVTKHRFSAFCGTDLDLVLRSQEITSLVIAGVTTDVCVESTVRSAVDLGYVVTVVGDCCGALDVKEHELALERIGKYFGRVEMSKSLLRVLPAPEDLGKGT; encoded by the coding sequence GTGGCAGTGGTGGAGAAGGTGAGCAATTCGAGAAGAGAGGTAGTGAGTGTGAGAGATGCACGGAGAATACTGGTGGTGGTGGATGTGCAGAACGATTATTGTCATGAGGGAGGGGCCTTCGGGCGTGCGGGCTTCTCGGTGAGAGCCATCCAGGAGGCAGTGGCGCGACTGGAGCGATTTCTGAAGGCTTGGCGTGTGGGCGGACTTCCAGTTCTCTTCGTTCGCACCGAGCACAGCCCTTGGACGGATGCGGCGGGATGGCGGGAAAGGCTCAGAGGTCTAGGCAGAGAGGTGGTGCCGGAGATCTGTCGAGCAGGGTCGTGGGGAGCGGAATTTTACCGGATCGGGCCGGGTAGAGGGGAGTTGGTGGTCACGAAGCACAGATTCAGCGCGTTCTGCGGAACGGACCTGGATCTTGTACTGCGAAGTCAAGAAATTACTTCGCTGGTCATCGCAGGGGTCACTACAGATGTATGCGTGGAGAGTACGGTGCGTAGCGCCGTGGACCTTGGATATGTGGTTACGGTGGTGGGCGATTGCTGTGGTGCTCTCGATGTGAAAGAGCACGAGCTGGCATTGGAGCGCATCGGAAAATACTTTGGTAGGGTCGAGATGAGCAAGAGTCTGCTCAGGGTACTTCCGGCTCCTGAGGATTTGGGGAAGGGTACCTGA
- a CDS encoding ABC transporter substrate-binding protein has product MGRTRGLQLAVEEEGGQVAGRRIELLREDTEVNPTVALTKARRLVEERRVEFIVGPVWSHEALALLDYLKARDVIWVIPVAATRLLMTPERATPRMFRVVETTDQSGFPHGRWMVRSRGHKNIVVFGTDVAFGHDSVGAFEAGVRAAGGQVLRKVFVRIGTVNFAPFLTAANLSGAEAVYACFAGIDAVRFVQQYAELGWKSRIPLQGCNPLVDDPYLGEIGESAVGVISLAHYTSVVDTPQNRKFVELYQRKFRQVPYRYSEYGYTAGKLILAGLQAMRGDTSSPEELARAMRRAAQKVLTPVGPLRFDRWNQRIFDIYVLQVERREGRLVNVPIDRLGRIAQVDVWQWWRR; this is encoded by the coding sequence TTGGGACGGACCAGGGGGTTGCAGCTGGCGGTGGAAGAGGAGGGAGGCCAGGTGGCGGGGCGGAGAATCGAGCTCCTCCGGGAGGACACGGAGGTCAATCCCACCGTGGCCCTAACGAAGGCCCGGAGGCTTGTAGAGGAACGGCGAGTGGAGTTCATCGTCGGCCCGGTCTGGAGCCATGAAGCGTTGGCCCTCCTGGATTACCTGAAGGCACGGGATGTGATCTGGGTGATCCCGGTGGCAGCCACACGGCTCCTAATGACTCCCGAGCGGGCAACCCCGCGGATGTTTCGGGTGGTGGAAACTACGGACCAGAGCGGCTTTCCCCATGGCCGGTGGATGGTACGAAGTCGGGGGCACAAAAACATCGTGGTCTTCGGAACCGATGTAGCGTTCGGACACGACTCTGTGGGAGCGTTTGAAGCGGGAGTCCGGGCTGCCGGAGGTCAGGTGCTCCGGAAGGTTTTTGTCCGGATCGGTACCGTGAACTTTGCGCCGTTCCTGACGGCCGCCAACCTGAGCGGAGCAGAAGCGGTGTACGCGTGTTTTGCGGGGATTGATGCGGTGCGATTTGTCCAGCAATATGCGGAGCTTGGATGGAAAAGCCGTATCCCCCTCCAAGGATGCAACCCTCTGGTGGACGACCCATACCTCGGTGAGATCGGGGAATCAGCGGTCGGGGTGATCAGTTTAGCACATTACACCTCGGTGGTGGATACACCGCAGAACCGGAAGTTTGTGGAGCTGTATCAGCGAAAGTTTCGGCAGGTTCCTTACCGGTACAGCGAATACGGCTATACGGCGGGGAAGCTGATTCTTGCGGGCTTGCAGGCCATGCGAGGCGACACGAGTTCCCCGGAAGAACTGGCACGCGCGATGAGGCGAGCAGCGCAGAAAGTGCTTACACCGGTGGGCCCCCTACGCTTCGATCGCTGGAACCAAAGGATCTTTGATATCTACGTATTGCAGGTGGAACGGCGAGAAGGACGGCTGGTCAATGTGCCGATAGATCGGCTTGGACGGATTGCACAAGTAGATGTGTGGCAGTGGTGGAGAAGGTGA
- a CDS encoding CocE/NonD family hydrolase, whose product MQCAGYGGSEGKWTFVGDKEVEDVLEVIRWIARQPWCTGQVAMFGVSYFAWIQLFAAAKGTEELRCLFCPWAATDFYRDFVYRGGLLAWQWLVGWSQTSLTYSRCQPELVSRRTFDEQMLAQRITELKQDEDLAAIPELQRALADPETGMHPFLVDVLLHPFYDEYWRERTVDLERIHIPAYLGGDWGIYGLHLPGAFRAWKRITAPKKLIIGPPVYLDRPLYQLQFEALRWFDYWMKGIPTGILEEPPVRLFVMGTGEWKETTDWPVPGTRWVPLFLHEGGLLLDREPAEDGGSSAYEDSPWYRGSVEFRTPPMVESTEVLGPIILKLYASSTDTDVFWVVSLYHEDRNGERRLLTRGWLRGSHREVDWENSTIWEIRHRHDRMVPLTPGEIHEFWINVRPTGILVRPGERLVLRIAGVEEPPSNPLELIGAGSLRRQRPSRIVIQHNAHFPSYLLLPVTRGNLLGLYVSGGEFPRGG is encoded by the coding sequence TTGCAATGTGCGGGGTACGGGGGGTCCGAAGGCAAGTGGACGTTTGTGGGCGACAAGGAGGTGGAGGACGTTCTGGAGGTAATCCGGTGGATCGCTCGTCAGCCCTGGTGCACCGGCCAGGTGGCCATGTTCGGCGTCTCCTACTTTGCCTGGATTCAGCTCTTCGCAGCCGCCAAAGGCACGGAGGAGCTGCGGTGTTTGTTCTGTCCTTGGGCTGCCACGGACTTCTACAGGGACTTTGTGTATCGAGGGGGTCTTCTGGCCTGGCAGTGGCTGGTGGGCTGGAGCCAGACCTCCTTGACGTATAGCCGGTGCCAGCCAGAGCTGGTGAGCAGGCGGACCTTCGATGAACAGATGCTCGCGCAGAGGATCACAGAACTCAAGCAGGATGAGGACCTTGCGGCCATCCCGGAGCTCCAGCGGGCCCTGGCGGATCCGGAGACCGGCATGCACCCGTTCTTGGTGGATGTCCTTCTCCATCCTTTCTACGATGAGTACTGGCGTGAGCGCACAGTGGATTTGGAGCGAATCCACATCCCAGCCTACCTAGGAGGGGACTGGGGGATCTATGGGTTGCACCTCCCAGGGGCCTTCCGGGCTTGGAAGCGGATTACCGCACCGAAGAAGCTGATCATTGGCCCACCGGTCTACCTGGACCGCCCCCTCTACCAGCTGCAGTTTGAGGCCCTGCGGTGGTTTGATTACTGGATGAAGGGGATTCCAACAGGAATTCTGGAGGAACCTCCGGTCCGTCTCTTTGTGATGGGGACAGGCGAGTGGAAGGAGACCACCGACTGGCCGGTGCCGGGAACGCGGTGGGTTCCCCTTTTCCTGCATGAGGGAGGCCTGCTCCTGGATCGGGAGCCGGCGGAGGATGGAGGGAGTTCGGCATATGAAGACTCTCCATGGTACCGCGGGAGTGTGGAGTTTCGGACCCCGCCCATGGTGGAGTCCACAGAGGTGCTGGGACCCATCATTCTAAAGCTTTACGCCAGCAGTACAGACACGGACGTGTTTTGGGTCGTCTCCTTGTACCACGAGGATAGGAATGGAGAACGCAGGTTGTTGACGAGAGGGTGGCTCCGTGGCAGCCATCGGGAGGTGGATTGGGAGAACTCCACGATTTGGGAGATCCGGCATCGGCACGACCGGATGGTTCCGCTGACTCCAGGGGAGATCCACGAATTCTGGATCAATGTTCGGCCCACGGGGATACTCGTGCGGCCCGGAGAGCGGCTGGTGCTGAGGATTGCGGGAGTAGAGGAACCACCCAGCAATCCACTCGAGCTCATCGGGGCGGGAAGCCTGCGTAGGCAGCGGCCTAGCCGTATCGTTATCCAGCATAATGCCCACTTTCCGAGCTACCTCCTGTTGCCAGTAACGAGAGGGAACCTCCTGGGTCTGTACGTGTCAGGAGGGGAGTTTCCCCGGGGAGGGTGA
- a CDS encoding CocE/NonD family hydrolase, whose product MPETFAYRFRTPLYRPEEVGVVGPRPSRGVEAGMLVERDVAIPLRDGVRIYADVFRPPDGPPVPALLAWSPYGKHEGTLQYLVRAFPAAGVREEDVSSYAVFEGPDPAYWVPRGYAVVNVNPRGTWYSEGVATFLSPEEAQDCYDVIEWIAHQSWCNGKVGMTGVSYLACIQWKVAALHPPHLAAINPWEGFTDHYREVSRHGGIPETWFRPYWSLQRIGVGLHQVEDLFAEELEHPFFDAFWASKLPDLEAIRVPAYVVASWSDHGLHTRGTLEGFKRIRSDPKWLEVHGHKKWAYYYRRESLERQAAFFDRFLKGERTEVENWPRIQAFVREQGTEGVWRSFEGWPVPETRYQRLYLNVAEGRLQEAPVGEEASRFYLATSGGYDRHRRELGRVVFEYVFRERVDLVGYMKLRVWMSTPDGDDMDVFVGIQKIRRDGQTVPFIHYAQYEDGPVALGWLRASHREVDPVASTEWQPVHPHRREEKLHPGEVVPLEIEIWPSGTRFEAGDRLRLVIQGRDIQDYPRHLPYARHEATVNVGRHVVWGGGRFDSYLVIPHVP is encoded by the coding sequence ATGCCGGAGACCTTCGCATACCGGTTCCGTACGCCCCTGTACCGTCCGGAGGAGGTGGGGGTCGTGGGCCCCCGTCCAAGCCGAGGGGTGGAGGCGGGGATGCTGGTGGAGCGGGACGTGGCCATCCCGCTGCGGGACGGGGTGCGGATCTACGCGGACGTCTTCCGACCCCCGGACGGTCCTCCGGTCCCCGCCCTGCTGGCATGGAGCCCCTACGGCAAGCACGAGGGAACCCTGCAGTACCTGGTGCGGGCCTTCCCGGCCGCGGGGGTGCGGGAGGAGGACGTCTCCTCCTATGCGGTCTTCGAGGGACCAGATCCTGCCTATTGGGTCCCCCGGGGATACGCGGTGGTCAACGTGAACCCCCGGGGCACCTGGTACTCGGAAGGGGTGGCCACCTTCCTCTCCCCCGAAGAAGCCCAGGACTGCTACGACGTCATCGAGTGGATCGCCCACCAGAGCTGGTGCAACGGGAAGGTGGGGATGACGGGGGTAAGTTACCTCGCGTGCATCCAGTGGAAGGTGGCGGCCCTGCACCCTCCGCACCTCGCGGCCATCAACCCCTGGGAAGGCTTTACGGACCATTACCGGGAGGTCTCCCGACACGGCGGGATCCCGGAGACCTGGTTCCGGCCCTACTGGAGCCTGCAGCGCATCGGTGTGGGCCTTCACCAGGTGGAGGACCTCTTTGCGGAGGAGCTCGAGCATCCCTTCTTCGACGCCTTCTGGGCCTCGAAGCTTCCGGACCTGGAGGCCATCCGGGTGCCCGCGTACGTGGTGGCGAGCTGGAGCGACCACGGGCTGCATACCCGGGGAACCCTGGAGGGCTTCAAGCGCATCCGGTCGGACCCGAAGTGGCTGGAAGTCCACGGGCACAAGAAGTGGGCCTACTACTACCGGCGGGAGAGCCTCGAGCGGCAGGCGGCCTTCTTCGACCGGTTCCTGAAGGGCGAGCGTACGGAGGTGGAAAACTGGCCCCGGATCCAGGCCTTCGTCCGGGAGCAGGGGACAGAAGGGGTGTGGCGGTCCTTTGAGGGGTGGCCGGTTCCGGAGACCCGGTACCAGCGGCTGTACCTGAACGTGGCGGAGGGCCGCCTGCAGGAGGCGCCGGTGGGGGAGGAAGCGAGCCGCTTCTATCTCGCCACGAGCGGCGGGTACGATCGGCACCGGCGGGAGTTGGGCCGGGTGGTGTTCGAGTACGTGTTCCGGGAGCGGGTGGATCTTGTGGGGTACATGAAGCTGCGGGTGTGGATGAGCACCCCGGACGGGGACGACATGGACGTGTTCGTGGGGATCCAGAAGATCCGCCGGGACGGGCAGACAGTGCCTTTCATCCACTATGCCCAGTACGAGGACGGTCCCGTGGCGCTTGGCTGGCTGCGGGCCTCCCACCGGGAGGTGGATCCCGTGGCCAGCACGGAATGGCAGCCCGTGCACCCGCACCGCCGGGAAGAGAAGTTGCACCCGGGGGAGGTGGTGCCCCTGGAGATCGAGATCTGGCCTTCGGGGACGCGGTTTGAAGCGGGGGACCGGCTGCGCCTGGTGATCCAGGGCCGGGACATCCAGGACTACCCCCGCCACCTCCCGTACGCCCGCCACGAGGCCACGGTGAACGTGGGCCGGCACGTGGTCTGGGGCGGGGGCCGGTTCGACTCGTACCTCGTGATCCCGCACGTCCCGTAA
- the smc gene encoding chromosome segregation protein SMC, with product MYLKRLELVGFKTFADRTELEFGPGITAIVGPNGAGKSNLFDAIRWVLGETSHRALRTHRTEDVIFAGTSTRRPHGIAQVELTLDNTSGILPLEFSEVTVVRRATRASESEFFVNRIPYRMRDVQALFLGTGLGGRSYAMIAQGEVEAVLDASPQERRAWLLEAAGIARYQRRQRESERRLRQAQENLERLRDLLQELGAQEASLADQAEAANRYRACERELKEVELLLHVEAARRLAAQLQRLEAQHEAVRGRHAEAEERAQAVDCALREKRQRTEAAAALLEAAQRELLSAVEAARACEARLQLLAERLRTRRERELRLEAEATRLAGELAALRETIEALQAQRATVEVEVTSTAKAEAEARARVEERAEEVRIHREEVERLRADLVELEHARAQTQAQLAAARSRLQGLHAQRHRLQERLERVQEEGRALQAQQEALEAQVSQGVAQMEALGERVEALRAQIQQVEAEVERVRAEEREVELDRSARLERLRYLEEAQASLVGYEQGAREVLLARTHSPELRGVRGALVDFLEVETPHRRAVEAALGPALFGLLADSLESARAALRWLEDRAGGVRFFVPELLRIPSNGSSPPDGAIPAPELVRCPPQVAPFVAAALADTWVVRDLEAALALRAQGVSGRLVTLAGEVLSPEGLLATGGVSPDHPLGRAQELESLRATLAILDARRQELQERRRSLERHLEALRAELHGITQTLRTWEIRLAELRRALLAVEEDRTRRGSMEAELRAELEAVESEAHARAGVLERAEADLTSVEAELERVRAAFQTAREALDERERALEAARAEHTRLRVNLVELQALRETLHHRVEDGEQTRRLLEERLAAVQAERAALSEEADHLAREQAEAQRALESLRAREEALRGEIQAAAQERERASEEVQALVAASEAAWREVRGSTEALHRIALRRAQVEAEHRALAERVAEAFGVELSAAEEAAPQELPREELVRRAEELRAQLEALGPVNLRAVEEHGRLRERLEKLRAQVEDIERARALLREEMERLGRVLDARFRSTLQAVNGALADCFRRLFGGGNASLERVVDEDGEEGIEIQVQVPGKKVRDLGALSGGERAMTALALIFALLRVHPSPFCVFDEVEAALDDENTRRLTALLRELAERSQVIIITHNKATMEAADVLYGVTMEEPGISRIVSVRMVGREQEVASR from the coding sequence ATGTACCTCAAGCGCCTGGAGCTGGTGGGGTTCAAGACCTTTGCGGACCGCACGGAGCTGGAGTTCGGTCCTGGGATCACCGCCATCGTGGGCCCCAACGGGGCCGGGAAGAGCAACCTCTTCGATGCCATCCGGTGGGTGCTCGGGGAGACCTCCCACCGGGCCCTCCGAACCCACCGCACGGAGGACGTGATCTTCGCGGGAACTAGCACCCGCCGGCCCCATGGCATCGCGCAGGTGGAGCTCACCCTGGACAACACGAGCGGGATCCTGCCCCTGGAGTTCTCCGAAGTCACCGTGGTCCGCCGGGCCACCCGGGCCTCCGAGAGCGAGTTTTTCGTGAACCGGATCCCTTACCGGATGCGGGATGTTCAGGCCTTGTTTTTGGGTACGGGGCTCGGCGGCCGCTCGTACGCCATGATCGCCCAGGGCGAGGTGGAGGCCGTCCTGGACGCCTCCCCCCAGGAGCGGCGGGCGTGGCTGCTGGAGGCCGCGGGGATCGCCCGCTACCAGCGCCGGCAGCGGGAATCTGAACGGCGGCTGCGGCAGGCTCAGGAGAACCTGGAGCGGTTGCGGGATCTCCTGCAGGAGCTCGGGGCCCAAGAAGCCTCCCTGGCGGACCAGGCGGAGGCCGCAAACCGGTATCGGGCGTGCGAGCGGGAGCTAAAGGAGGTGGAGCTCCTGCTGCACGTGGAGGCGGCCCGGCGCTTGGCCGCTCAGCTCCAGCGTCTTGAGGCCCAGCACGAGGCCGTCCGGGGCCGGCACGCGGAGGCGGAAGAGCGGGCGCAGGCCGTGGATTGCGCCCTCCGGGAGAAACGACAGCGCACGGAGGCCGCGGCAGCCCTCTTGGAGGCGGCACAGCGGGAGCTCCTCTCGGCGGTGGAGGCGGCCCGGGCGTGCGAGGCCCGCCTCCAGCTCCTGGCCGAGCGGCTCCGGACCCGGAGAGAGCGGGAATTGCGGCTTGAGGCAGAGGCCACGCGCCTTGCGGGGGAGCTTGCGGCCCTCCGCGAGACGATAGAGGCCCTTCAGGCTCAGCGGGCGACCGTGGAGGTTGAGGTCACCTCGACGGCCAAGGCGGAGGCGGAGGCCCGGGCCCGGGTGGAGGAGCGTGCGGAGGAGGTGAGGATCCATCGGGAGGAGGTGGAGCGGTTGCGGGCGGACCTCGTGGAGCTGGAGCACGCCCGGGCCCAGACCCAAGCCCAGCTCGCCGCGGCCCGCAGCCGCCTCCAAGGCTTACATGCCCAGCGGCATCGCCTCCAGGAGCGCCTGGAGCGCGTCCAGGAGGAGGGCCGGGCATTACAGGCGCAGCAGGAGGCTCTGGAGGCCCAGGTAAGCCAAGGCGTTGCTCAGATGGAGGCGCTGGGCGAGCGGGTGGAAGCCCTCCGGGCGCAGATCCAGCAGGTGGAGGCGGAGGTGGAGCGGGTCCGGGCCGAGGAGCGGGAGGTGGAACTGGACCGGTCGGCCCGTCTCGAACGGCTCCGGTACCTGGAGGAGGCGCAGGCGAGTCTGGTGGGTTACGAGCAGGGCGCCCGGGAGGTCCTGCTGGCGCGGACCCACTCCCCGGAGCTTCGGGGGGTTCGGGGAGCCCTCGTGGACTTCCTGGAGGTGGAGACCCCGCACCGGCGTGCGGTGGAGGCGGCCCTGGGTCCCGCCCTCTTCGGGCTCCTCGCGGACTCCCTGGAATCCGCCCGCGCGGCTCTCCGGTGGCTAGAGGACCGGGCGGGCGGGGTGCGCTTTTTCGTCCCTGAGCTCCTCCGTATCCCCTCGAACGGCTCTTCCCCACCGGATGGCGCGATCCCGGCCCCGGAGCTGGTGCGTTGCCCCCCGCAAGTGGCGCCCTTCGTGGCCGCGGCCCTGGCGGATACCTGGGTGGTCCGGGATCTGGAGGCCGCCCTCGCCCTGCGGGCCCAGGGGGTTTCGGGTCGTCTGGTCACCCTGGCGGGCGAGGTCCTGAGCCCGGAGGGGCTGCTCGCCACCGGAGGGGTGAGTCCCGACCATCCCTTGGGGCGTGCTCAGGAGCTGGAGAGCCTCCGGGCCACCCTCGCGATCCTGGACGCCCGCAGGCAGGAGCTCCAAGAGCGTCGGCGATCCCTCGAGCGGCACCTGGAGGCCCTGCGGGCCGAGCTCCACGGGATCACCCAGACCCTCCGGACCTGGGAGATCCGGCTGGCGGAGCTGCGCCGCGCGCTGCTGGCGGTGGAGGAGGATCGAACCCGCAGGGGCTCAATGGAGGCCGAACTCCGGGCGGAACTCGAAGCCGTGGAGTCCGAGGCCCACGCGCGAGCGGGTGTCCTCGAGCGCGCCGAGGCGGATCTCACGTCCGTGGAAGCGGAGCTGGAACGGGTGCGGGCCGCGTTCCAGACGGCCCGGGAGGCCCTGGACGAGCGGGAGCGGGCCCTGGAAGCCGCCCGGGCGGAGCACACGAGGCTCCGCGTGAACCTGGTGGAGCTCCAGGCCCTGCGGGAGACCCTGCATCACCGGGTGGAGGACGGGGAGCAGACGCGCAGGCTGCTGGAGGAGCGCTTGGCCGCGGTGCAGGCGGAGCGGGCGGCGCTCTCAGAGGAGGCGGATCACCTGGCCCGGGAGCAGGCAGAGGCCCAGAGGGCCCTCGAGAGCTTGCGGGCGCGGGAGGAGGCGCTGCGGGGAGAGATCCAGGCGGCCGCGCAGGAACGGGAGCGCGCCTCAGAGGAGGTCCAGGCGCTCGTGGCCGCGAGCGAGGCGGCCTGGAGGGAGGTCCGGGGCTCAACGGAAGCCTTGCACCGGATCGCGCTGCGCAGGGCGCAGGTGGAGGCTGAGCACAGAGCTCTGGCGGAGCGGGTGGCGGAGGCGTTCGGGGTAGAGCTCTCGGCCGCGGAGGAGGCCGCTCCCCAGGAGCTTCCACGCGAGGAGCTCGTACGGCGGGCCGAGGAGCTGCGTGCCCAGTTGGAAGCCCTGGGACCGGTGAATCTCCGGGCCGTGGAGGAACACGGGCGTCTGCGCGAGCGCCTGGAGAAGCTGCGGGCGCAGGTGGAGGACATCGAGCGGGCCCGGGCGCTTTTGCGGGAGGAGATGGAGCGGCTGGGTCGGGTCCTGGACGCGCGCTTCCGCTCAACCCTCCAAGCGGTGAACGGGGCGCTTGCGGATTGCTTCCGGCGCCTGTTCGGGGGAGGGAACGCCTCCCTGGAGCGGGTGGTGGACGAGGACGGGGAGGAGGGGATCGAGATCCAGGTGCAGGTGCCCGGCAAGAAGGTTCGGGATCTGGGGGCCCTCTCGGGCGGGGAGCGGGCCATGACGGCCCTCGCCCTCATCTTCGCCCTCCTGCGGGTGCACCCGAGCCCCTTCTGCGTCTTCGACGAGGTGGAGGCGGCCCTGGACGACGAGAACACCCGACGTCTCACGGCCCTGCTGCGGGAGCTCGCAGAGCGCAGCCAGGTCATCATCATCACCCACAACAAGGCCACCATGGAGGCCGCGGACGTCCTCTACGGGGTCACCATGGAGGAACCCGGGATCTCCCGCATCGTCTCCGTGCGGATGGTGGGACGCGAGCAGGAGGTCGCATCCCGTTAG
- a CDS encoding glycosyltransferase family 4 protein has product MKVALFSDSYRPRLSGVVHSVAALVRGLRRRGIRAHLFAPAYPGYRDSEPDVHRLRSLHLPQYPDFPLLVPVQPGVMGHIRAIAPEVVHVHSPFLAGRLGLNAARALRVPVVFTHHTLYAEYVHYVPWVPPPVAAWFVRTHVVRFCNRCDAVIAPSRAVLDLLRAQGVRSRIEVIPTAALDLEGIARIPPADRRALGIPQDRILLVYVGRLAREKGLDLLLEAFARACRSRPLHLLLVGHGPERAGLERRAREAGVWDRVTFAGALPHPEALAWMKASDVFVFASRTETQGLAVVEAMACGLPVAAVEATGTSETVTHGRTGLLVDPDPEALAGAVVRLADQPDLRRRMGEQARNVARNWSEAAQAERVLALYRSVREGQGRGGRNHSP; this is encoded by the coding sequence GTGAAGGTGGCCCTGTTCAGCGACTCGTACCGGCCCCGGCTGAGCGGGGTGGTGCACTCCGTGGCGGCCCTGGTGCGGGGCCTGCGGCGTCGGGGGATCCGCGCGCACCTCTTCGCGCCCGCCTATCCCGGCTATCGGGACTCAGAACCGGACGTGCACCGCCTCCGGTCCCTCCACCTCCCCCAGTACCCCGATTTCCCGCTGCTCGTGCCCGTCCAGCCGGGGGTGATGGGACACATCCGGGCCATCGCGCCGGAGGTGGTGCACGTGCACTCCCCTTTCCTCGCGGGCCGCCTGGGGTTGAACGCCGCCCGGGCCCTTCGCGTGCCCGTGGTCTTTACCCACCACACCCTCTACGCCGAGTACGTGCACTACGTCCCCTGGGTCCCGCCTCCCGTGGCCGCCTGGTTCGTGCGGACCCACGTGGTCCGGTTCTGCAACCGCTGTGACGCGGTCATCGCCCCTTCCCGGGCCGTATTGGACCTCCTGCGGGCGCAGGGGGTCAGGAGCCGGATCGAGGTGATCCCCACCGCGGCCCTGGACCTTGAGGGCATCGCCCGGATCCCGCCCGCGGACCGGCGGGCGCTCGGGATCCCCCAGGACCGGATCCTGCTGGTGTACGTGGGCCGGCTGGCCCGGGAAAAGGGCCTGGACCTGCTCCTGGAGGCGTTCGCACGGGCCTGCAGAAGCCGCCCCTTGCACCTGCTCCTCGTCGGCCACGGCCCTGAGCGCGCGGGGCTCGAGCGCAGGGCACGTGAGGCGGGGGTCTGGGACCGGGTGACCTTTGCGGGTGCCCTCCCGCACCCCGAGGCCCTGGCCTGGATGAAGGCTTCGGACGTCTTCGTGTTCGCCTCCCGGACGGAGACCCAGGGACTGGCGGTGGTGGAGGCCATGGCGTGCGGGCTGCCGGTGGCCGCGGTGGAGGCCACGGGGACCAGCGAGACCGTGACCCACGGTCGAACCGGTCTGCTCGTGGATCCGGATCCGGAGGCGCTGGCGGGGGCAGTGGTGCGGCTCGCGGACCAGCCGGATCTCCGGCGCAGGATGGGAGAGCAGGCCCGGAACGTGGCCCGCAACTGGTCCGAGGCCGCTCAAGCGGAACGGGTGCTGGCCCTGTATCGGTCCGTACGGGAGGGGCAGGGGCGAGGGGGGCGAAACCATTCGCCTTAG
- a CDS encoding cysteine desulfurase family protein, with amino-acid sequence MIYLDHSATTRPLPQAVEAVRRALVERWGNPSSLHRMGLEAERLVQEARTLLAEALGVDAGEVVFTSGATEANNLALWGVARNRRDPHVVVSAVEHSSVLEVAHRMREGGVQVDVVPVDREGFLRCDVLEELVGPGTSLVSVMLVNNEVGTIQPLAEVVRILDHVETRSGRRPLLHVDAVQGLFKVEVRPRIQRFDLVSLSGHKVGGPKGIGALYVRKGVRLAPLLAGGDQERGLRPGTENVPGIAGFGAAVRVQLGTWRQDAERMRSLRDLLRELLSDLPDVVWNTPDHDIAPHILNFAVSGVRGEVLVHRLEQEGVYVSTGSACHSRKARPSHVLLAMGRTEEEAMSSVRVSLGPQTSEDEVRAAAEAIRRAVEDLRPQPVRRGAWRK; translated from the coding sequence ATGATCTACCTGGATCACAGCGCCACCACGAGGCCGCTCCCGCAGGCGGTGGAGGCGGTGCGCCGGGCCTTGGTGGAGCGGTGGGGGAATCCCTCCTCCCTCCACCGGATGGGGCTGGAGGCGGAGCGCCTCGTGCAGGAAGCCCGGACGCTCCTCGCCGAGGCCCTGGGAGTGGATGCGGGGGAGGTGGTGTTTACCTCCGGGGCCACGGAGGCCAACAACCTGGCCCTGTGGGGCGTCGCCCGAAACCGGCGGGATCCCCACGTGGTGGTGAGCGCGGTGGAGCACTCCTCGGTGCTGGAGGTCGCTCACCGCATGCGGGAGGGGGGAGTGCAGGTGGACGTGGTGCCCGTGGACCGGGAGGGGTTCTTGCGATGCGACGTGCTGGAGGAGCTCGTAGGACCGGGCACGAGCCTGGTGAGCGTGATGCTGGTGAACAACGAGGTGGGGACGATCCAGCCCCTGGCAGAGGTGGTGCGGATCCTGGACCACGTGGAGACGCGATCCGGCCGCCGGCCGCTCCTGCACGTGGATGCGGTTCAGGGGCTTTTTAAGGTGGAGGTGCGGCCCAGGATCCAGCGGTTCGATCTCGTGAGCCTCTCGGGACACAAGGTGGGCGGCCCCAAGGGGATCGGGGCCCTGTACGTGCGAAAGGGGGTGCGGCTTGCCCCCCTGCTGGCAGGGGGGGACCAGGAGCGGGGCCTGCGGCCCGGCACGGAAAACGTCCCGGGGATTGCGGGATTCGGAGCCGCGGTGCGGGTCCAGCTTGGCACGTGGCGGCAGGACGCGGAGCGCATGCGGAGCCTTCGGGACCTGCTGCGGGAACTCCTCTCGGATCTCCCCGACGTGGTGTGGAACACGCCGGACCACGACATCGCCCCCCACATCCTGAACTTCGCGGTGTCGGGCGTGCGAGGAGAGGTCCTCGTGCACCGCCTGGAGCAGGAGGGGGTGTACGTGAGCACGGGATCCGCGTGCCATTCCCGGAAGGCCCGTCCCAGCCACGTGCTGCTCGCCATGGGACGCACGGAGGAAGAGGCCATGAGCAGCGTCCGCGTGAGCCTGGGGCCCCAGACCTCGGAGGACGAGGTCCGCGCGGCGGCGGAAGCCATCCGCCGGGCGGTGGAGGATCTGCGGCCGCAGCCGGTGCGGCGGGGAGCATGGAGGAAGTGA